One genomic window of Tatumella citrea includes the following:
- the ftsB gene encoding cell division protein FtsB — MGKLTILLLVLLGWLQYSLWLGKNGIHDYTTVNQEVAVQQASNAKLKTRNDQLFAEIDDLNGGSEAIEERARNELGMIRPGETFYRLVPEQNKRNAQSAMPNQQR, encoded by the coding sequence ATGGGAAAACTGACAATATTGTTACTGGTTTTACTTGGCTGGCTACAGTACTCGCTGTGGCTCGGTAAAAACGGTATTCATGATTACACAACGGTAAATCAGGAAGTGGCGGTTCAGCAGGCTAGCAATGCCAAGCTGAAAACGCGAAATGATCAGTTGTTCGCTGAAATCGATGATCTGAACGGTGGTTCTGAAGCTATCGAAGAGCGGGCACGCAATGAGCTGGGAATGATACGTCCTGGCGAAACTTTCTATCGTCTGGTGCCAGAGCAAAATAAACGCAACGCGCAATCCGCAATGCCAAACCAACAACGATAA
- the ispD gene encoding 2-C-methyl-D-erythritol 4-phosphate cytidylyltransferase, protein MNSTVSLPDVIAVVPAAGIGSRMQSDRPKQYLTIGQRTLLEYSIASLLSHPSIKQVVVALHPEDQQFLRLPLAADPRICTVIGGESRADSVRAGLQAINDARWVLVHDAARPCLHPDDLQRLLELTLSSKTGGILASPVRDTMKRAEPRMSLIAHTVDREDLWHALTPQLFPYRLLADCLQRAMDEGAVITDEASALEYCGYHPQLVYGRSDNIKVTRPEDLALAEFFLTRIHSEENA, encoded by the coding sequence ATGAATAGCACCGTGTCCCTTCCGGATGTGATTGCTGTAGTTCCGGCTGCCGGCATCGGTAGCCGGATGCAATCTGATCGTCCAAAACAATACCTGACCATAGGTCAACGTACTCTGCTTGAATACAGCATTGCCTCTCTGCTCAGTCATCCGTCAATAAAACAGGTCGTCGTCGCTCTGCATCCGGAGGATCAACAGTTTCTTCGCCTGCCACTGGCTGCCGACCCACGGATCTGTACTGTTATCGGTGGTGAGTCGCGTGCTGATTCTGTTCGGGCAGGACTTCAGGCCATTAATGATGCCCGCTGGGTATTGGTTCATGATGCGGCGCGACCCTGTCTGCATCCTGATGACCTGCAACGTTTGCTGGAACTGACACTCAGCAGTAAGACCGGCGGCATTCTGGCTTCTCCGGTGCGTGATACCATGAAACGGGCAGAGCCACGAATGTCTCTGATTGCCCATACGGTTGACCGTGAGGATCTCTGGCACGCACTTACTCCACAGCTGTTTCCGTACCGGCTACTGGCAGACTGTCTGCAGCGGGCGATGGATGAAGGTGCGGTGATTACAGATGAAGCCTCCGCACTCGAATACTGTGGTTACCATCCGCAGTTGGTCTACGGGCGCAGCGATAATATTAAAGTGACCCGCCCGGAAGATCTGGCACTGGCAGAATTCTTTTTAACCCGCATACACTCAGAGGAGAACGCATAA
- the rpoS gene encoding RNA polymerase sigma factor RpoS: MSQNTLKVDELHEDAFDENGSETFDETALVANDSKDDEVTDDDLLSQTSNQRVMDATQLYLGEIGYSPLLTAEEEVLFARRALRGDVAARRRMIESNLRLVVKISRRYSNRGLALLDLIEEGNLGLIRAVEKFDPERGFRFSTYATWWIRQTIERAIMNQTRTIRLPIHIVKELNVYLRTARELAHVLDHEPSAEEIAEQLDKPVEDVSRMLRLNERITSVDTPLGGDSDKALLDILSDDNDTGPEDRTQNNDMKQSIVKWLYELNPKQREVLARRFGLLGYEAATLEDVGQEISLTRERVRQIQVEGLRRLREILQGQGLSIEALFRE; the protein is encoded by the coding sequence ATGAGCCAAAATACACTTAAAGTTGATGAGTTACATGAAGATGCTTTTGATGAGAATGGTAGTGAGACCTTCGATGAGACTGCACTGGTAGCAAATGACTCTAAAGATGATGAAGTTACGGATGATGACCTGCTATCTCAGACAAGTAATCAACGGGTTATGGATGCAACCCAGCTCTATCTGGGGGAGATTGGATATTCACCCCTGCTGACGGCTGAAGAGGAAGTGCTGTTCGCACGCAGAGCACTGCGCGGGGATGTGGCTGCACGCCGCCGGATGATCGAAAGTAATCTGCGGTTAGTTGTAAAAATCTCACGCCGCTACAGTAATCGTGGGCTGGCACTGTTGGATCTGATCGAGGAAGGAAACCTTGGCCTGATTCGTGCGGTAGAAAAATTCGATCCAGAGCGTGGATTCCGTTTTTCTACTTACGCGACCTGGTGGATCCGCCAGACCATTGAGCGGGCGATTATGAATCAGACCCGGACTATCCGTCTGCCGATTCATATCGTAAAAGAGCTTAATGTTTATCTGCGTACTGCCCGGGAATTAGCTCACGTACTTGACCATGAGCCAAGTGCGGAAGAGATAGCCGAGCAACTGGATAAACCGGTTGAAGATGTCAGCAGGATGCTGCGCTTAAACGAGAGAATTACATCAGTTGATACCCCGTTAGGTGGTGACTCTGATAAGGCGTTGCTGGATATCTTGTCTGATGATAACGATACCGGACCGGAAGACCGTACCCAGAACAATGATATGAAACAGAGCATTGTTAAATGGTTGTACGAGCTGAATCCAAAACAACGTGAAGTTCTGGCAAGACGTTTTGGCTTGCTGGGCTATGAGGCTGCGACTCTGGAAGATGTCGGCCAGGAAATTTCCTTGACCCGTGAACGTGTCCGCCAGATTCAGGTGGAAGGTTTACGCCGGTTGCGGGAGATATTACAGGGACAGGGTTTGAGCATTGAAGCGTTATTTCGCGAGTAA
- the nlpD gene encoding murein hydrolase activator NlpD, with the protein MSTGSTLFQFRRFAVLTVAAAVLAGCSSGNNQAPISAIGGSAGGHSGNGSLLNSGRSATPQVNNTVPSGPGAGMTVASPRIESSSAVPAQAPVRTENGHIVYNRTYGNIPKGSYNGPTYTVKRGDTLFYIAWITGNDFRDLAQRNNVAAPYSLSVGQVLQVGNSSGQPITGGNAISIADSSQPPKNQSVTPHPRPVAQQPVITYSEDSDDETSSTVSSGSKLLPSKPLVTGSASAPITAPVNPPTASSTSASSAPIAGWRWPTEGKIIDNFSASEGGNKGIDIAGSRGQPVVATAAGRVVYAGNALRGYGNLIIIKHNDDYLSAYAHNDTMLVREQQEVSAGQKIATMGSTGTSSVRLHFEIRYKGKSVNPLRYLPQR; encoded by the coding sequence ATGAGCACGGGAAGCACACTATTTCAATTTCGCCGTTTTGCAGTACTGACTGTTGCCGCGGCTGTCCTGGCAGGATGCAGTTCCGGAAATAATCAGGCTCCAATTTCTGCCATTGGCGGCAGCGCAGGCGGACACAGCGGGAACGGATCGTTGCTTAATTCCGGACGTAGTGCAACGCCTCAGGTGAACAATACGGTACCTTCAGGCCCTGGCGCCGGGATGACGGTGGCATCACCACGCATCGAATCTTCATCTGCTGTTCCGGCACAAGCCCCTGTCCGGACCGAAAATGGTCACATAGTTTACAATCGCACTTATGGGAATATTCCGAAAGGTAGCTATAATGGACCTACCTACACCGTAAAACGGGGCGATACCCTGTTTTACATTGCCTGGATCACTGGCAATGATTTCCGTGACCTTGCACAACGCAATAATGTCGCGGCCCCATATAGCCTGAGTGTTGGTCAGGTGTTACAGGTAGGTAACAGTTCCGGTCAGCCAATTACCGGTGGTAATGCTATTTCGATAGCTGATTCCTCTCAACCTCCTAAAAATCAATCGGTGACACCTCACCCCCGCCCGGTTGCGCAGCAACCCGTAATTACGTACTCTGAAGATTCTGATGACGAAACAAGCAGTACCGTAAGCAGTGGCAGTAAATTGCTGCCGTCAAAACCACTGGTCACAGGAAGTGCTTCAGCACCGATTACTGCCCCAGTGAATCCACCGACGGCCAGCAGTACTTCAGCGAGTTCTGCGCCAATCGCCGGATGGCGTTGGCCAACTGAAGGCAAGATTATTGACAATTTCTCTGCCTCTGAAGGCGGCAATAAAGGTATTGATATTGCCGGTTCCCGGGGACAGCCAGTTGTCGCTACTGCAGCAGGTCGTGTCGTTTATGCAGGTAATGCGCTCAGGGGCTACGGCAACCTGATCATCATTAAACATAATGATGATTACCTGAGTGCCTACGCACACAATGATACGATGCTGGTCCGCGAACAACAGGAAGTGAGCGCAGGGCAAAAAATTGCAACCATGGGCAGTACCGGTACCAGCTCAGTTAGATTGCACTTTGAAATTCGTTATAAGGGGAAATCCGTCAATCCGTTGCGCTATTTACCGCAACGTTAA
- a CDS encoding protein-L-isoaspartate(D-aspartate) O-methyltransferase, translating into MLNKRIETLLTLLRKQGISDEHILRAIAEVPREHFIDEAFEHKAWDNNALPIGYGQTISQPYMVARMTELLGLTSRSRVLEIGTGSGYQTAILAHLVDHVYSVERIKSLQWQAKRRLKQLDLHNISTRHGDGWQGWPSRGPFDAIIVTAAPPEIPAALCGQLSEQGVMVLPVGDEHQVLRRIQRSGDTFIDDVIEPVRFVPLIQGDLA; encoded by the coding sequence ATGCTGAACAAACGCATTGAAACGTTACTGACATTGCTGCGCAAGCAGGGAATCAGTGATGAGCACATTTTACGTGCCATCGCTGAAGTCCCGCGGGAACATTTCATCGATGAAGCGTTTGAACATAAGGCCTGGGACAACAATGCCTTGCCGATTGGTTATGGCCAGACCATTTCTCAGCCCTATATGGTGGCAAGAATGACCGAGCTGCTTGGGCTGACTTCCCGGTCACGGGTGCTGGAAATTGGCACCGGATCAGGTTACCAGACAGCCATTCTGGCTCATCTGGTGGATCATGTTTATTCTGTAGAACGTATAAAAAGTCTGCAGTGGCAGGCAAAGCGTCGGTTGAAGCAGCTTGATCTGCATAATATCTCTACCCGTCATGGGGATGGCTGGCAGGGCTGGCCTTCCCGTGGTCCATTTGATGCTATTATTGTTACCGCGGCACCGCCAGAGATTCCGGCGGCCCTGTGCGGGCAGCTGAGCGAACAGGGCGTCATGGTACTGCCGGTTGGTGATGAGCATCAGGTGTTACGGCGAATTCAGCGTTCAGGGGATACTTTTATCGATGATGTGATAGAGCCTGTGCGTTTTGTACCACTGATTCAGGGTGATCTGGCCTGA
- the ispF gene encoding 2-C-methyl-D-erythritol 2,4-cyclodiphosphate synthase, translating into MRIGHGFDVHAFGGEGPLVIGGVRIPFDRGFIAHSDGDVALHALTDALLGAVAMGDIGKLFPDTDPAFKGADSRGLLREAWSRIRNKGYQIGNVDITIIAQAPKMLPHVAQMRVNIAEDLGCHMDQVNVKATTTEKLGFTGRGEGIACEAVALLTVAGK; encoded by the coding sequence ATGCGTATCGGCCATGGTTTTGATGTTCACGCATTCGGCGGCGAAGGTCCGCTGGTGATAGGCGGAGTCAGAATTCCGTTTGACCGGGGATTTATTGCCCACTCGGATGGTGATGTGGCGCTTCATGCATTGACTGATGCACTGTTGGGAGCTGTGGCGATGGGAGATATCGGTAAACTGTTCCCGGATACCGACCCTGCTTTTAAAGGTGCCGACAGTCGTGGACTGTTGCGGGAAGCCTGGTCACGGATCCGCAATAAAGGCTATCAGATAGGTAATGTGGACATTACTATCATTGCTCAGGCCCCAAAAATGTTGCCACATGTTGCTCAGATGCGGGTCAACATTGCGGAAGATTTGGGTTGCCATATGGACCAGGTCAATGTGAAAGCGACAACTACTGAAAAACTGGGTTTTACCGGTCGTGGTGAAGGTATCGCCTGTGAAGCTGTAGCACTACTGACGGTGGCCGGTAAATGA
- the surE gene encoding 5'/3'-nucleotidase SurE yields the protein MRILLSNDDGVFAPGIQVLAGELRKMADVQIVAPDRNRSGASNALTLEAPLRTFTHSNGDIAVLMGTPTDCVFLGVNALMQPKPDIVVSGINAGPNLGDDVIYSGTVAAAMEGRHLGLPALAISLNGQTHYATAAAAACAILQALQRVPLRTGRILNINVPDLPMEEIKGYRVTRCGRRHPSDQVITQKDPRGETIYWIGPLAGVLDAGPDTDFSAIEQGYISITALDADLTAHRTQEKLADWLELAEVALPC from the coding sequence TTGAGGATATTGCTGAGTAATGACGATGGGGTGTTTGCCCCGGGCATTCAGGTGCTGGCAGGTGAGTTGCGGAAAATGGCCGATGTGCAGATTGTCGCACCGGACCGAAATCGCAGCGGCGCTTCCAACGCACTGACGCTGGAGGCACCACTACGCACATTCACCCACAGTAATGGCGATATTGCAGTATTAATGGGTACACCGACAGATTGCGTATTTCTTGGGGTTAATGCTCTGATGCAGCCGAAACCAGATATTGTGGTTTCCGGGATTAATGCCGGCCCTAATCTGGGCGATGATGTTATCTACTCCGGTACGGTTGCCGCCGCCATGGAAGGACGCCATTTGGGGTTACCAGCACTGGCTATCTCGCTTAACGGACAGACTCATTACGCGACTGCGGCTGCGGCTGCCTGTGCGATTTTGCAGGCGTTGCAGCGTGTACCATTGCGTACCGGGCGCATTCTGAATATTAATGTTCCTGATCTGCCAATGGAAGAGATCAAAGGCTATCGTGTCACTCGTTGTGGCCGGCGGCATCCGTCTGATCAGGTCATTACTCAGAAAGATCCACGCGGTGAAACCATCTACTGGATAGGGCCTCTGGCCGGGGTACTGGACGCCGGGCCGGATACGGATTTTTCTGCTATTGAACAAGGTTACATCTCAATTACCGCTCTGGATGCCGACCTGACAGCACATCGTACTCAGGAAAAACTGGCAGACTGGCTGGAACTGGCTGAGGTTGCATTGCCATGCTGA
- a CDS encoding gamma-glutamylcyclotransferase family protein, whose translation MTDPQYSERLFSYGTLQLTEVQQANFGRLPEGKSDAMTGWRKDMVEITDPQVLAESGERFHPIVRKSENDSDQVSGMVFTVSAEELLNADAYEVDDYHRIQVRLMSGETAWVYVAKTSA comes from the coding sequence ATGACAGACCCGCAATACAGTGAACGACTTTTTTCATACGGAACGCTTCAGTTAACAGAAGTTCAGCAGGCGAATTTTGGGCGACTGCCGGAGGGAAAATCTGATGCAATGACCGGCTGGCGCAAAGATATGGTCGAAATTACTGATCCGCAGGTACTGGCAGAAAGTGGTGAGCGTTTTCATCCTATTGTCCGTAAGAGTGAAAATGACTCCGATCAGGTCTCCGGAATGGTCTTTACAGTATCGGCAGAGGAGTTACTCAATGCCGATGCCTATGAAGTTGATGACTATCACCGCATTCAGGTCAGATTAATGTCAGGTGAAACTGCCTGGGTATATGTAGCCAAAACTTCCGCGTAA
- a CDS encoding DUF3561 family protein has product MQNVTTLPAKQHDTPEERPAASLSGGIIGFFAYLLALVTPFFYFGASVLFFFMYTWPFFLALLPVSVITGIALSIWFNNRLVRTLIFTLLIVISFFWVLFSFLAGWK; this is encoded by the coding sequence ATGCAGAACGTGACTACCTTACCAGCCAAACAACATGATACCCCCGAAGAGCGGCCCGCGGCTTCTCTTTCCGGGGGGATCATTGGCTTTTTTGCGTATCTACTGGCGCTGGTGACTCCGTTTTTCTATTTCGGAGCCAGCGTGCTGTTCTTTTTTATGTATACCTGGCCTTTCTTTCTCGCACTGCTGCCGGTATCCGTAATCACTGGTATTGCCCTCAGTATCTGGTTTAACAACCGCCTGGTCCGGACGTTGATATTCACACTTCTGATTGTGATTTCATTTTTCTGGGTGCTATTTTCCTTCCTTGCTGGCTGGAAATAG
- the truD gene encoding tRNA pseudouridine(13) synthase TruD → MSDLLYLHGQPQISGKIKTTAEDFRVTEDLGYLPDGEGEQLLVRLRKTGCNTRFVADALARYLKIPAREVSFAGMKDRHAVTEQTFCLRVPGKEMPDMSGFSLEGCEILQVSRHKRKIRTGALAGNAFSLIIRQISDQAAAEQRLALISRDGAVNYFGEQRFGRDGHNLTMAGQWARGEITIRDRNKRSLLLSAARSAMFNQVTSARLAAQGNLTTLLEGDCVQLTGRGSWFVATTDELDDVRLRLQQGELRLTAPLAGKGHAGPQADALNFEQQILDQQPDLCDLLIKEKVEAARRAMLVVPKELRWQWLDSTTLKLDFWLPAGSFATSVVRELLQQGGEFEDIAE, encoded by the coding sequence ATGAGTGACCTCCTGTATCTGCATGGCCAGCCGCAGATATCAGGAAAGATTAAAACCACGGCTGAAGATTTTCGGGTCACCGAAGATTTAGGCTATTTGCCGGATGGTGAAGGCGAACAGTTACTGGTCCGGTTACGTAAAACCGGATGTAACACCAGGTTTGTCGCTGATGCGCTGGCGCGATATCTGAAAATCCCGGCCAGAGAAGTCAGTTTTGCCGGAATGAAAGATCGCCATGCGGTCACTGAACAAACCTTTTGCCTGCGGGTACCGGGAAAAGAGATGCCGGATATGAGCGGGTTTTCGCTCGAAGGTTGTGAAATCCTGCAGGTCAGCCGTCATAAGCGTAAAATTCGTACCGGTGCGCTGGCCGGAAATGCTTTCAGTCTTATTATTCGTCAAATCAGTGATCAGGCAGCCGCCGAACAGCGACTGGCTTTGATTTCCCGTGACGGTGCTGTGAACTATTTTGGTGAACAACGCTTTGGCCGGGACGGCCATAACCTGACGATGGCAGGCCAGTGGGCACGGGGAGAAATCACGATCCGTGATCGCAATAAGCGTAGTTTGCTTCTCTCTGCGGCCCGAAGTGCTATGTTTAATCAGGTAACCAGTGCACGTCTGGCCGCTCAGGGAAATCTGACCACCCTTTTAGAAGGCGATTGTGTACAACTGACCGGGCGGGGGAGCTGGTTTGTTGCGACAACCGATGAGCTGGATGATGTACGTCTGCGGTTACAGCAGGGAGAACTTCGTCTGACCGCTCCTCTGGCAGGCAAAGGCCATGCAGGGCCACAAGCTGACGCGTTAAATTTCGAACAGCAGATTCTGGATCAACAGCCTGATCTTTGTGACTTGCTGATCAAAGAGAAAGTCGAAGCCGCGCGACGGGCCATGCTGGTGGTTCCGAAAGAGTTGCGCTGGCAATGGCTTGACAGTACTACGCTGAAACTGGATTTCTGGCTGCCGGCGGGGAGTTTTGCAACCAGTGTTGTCCGTGAACTTTTACAACAAGGAGGTGAGTTTGAGGATATTGCTGAGTAA
- the cysC gene encoding adenylyl-sulfate kinase: protein MAEHDENVVWHPHTVTRADREQRQGHRGAVVWFTGLSGSGKSTLADAVEQQLFQAGVNTFLLDGDNVRHGLCRDLGFSDADRKENIRRVGEVARLMADAGLLVLTAFISPHRSERQMVRELLDAGQFVEVFVDTPLHICEARDPKGLYRKARAGELTNFTGIDAVYEVPEQPELHLDGEQLVTKLSEEIIDLLRRQDIIDL from the coding sequence ATGGCTGAACATGATGAAAATGTAGTCTGGCATCCGCACACTGTTACCCGTGCGGATCGCGAGCAACGACAAGGTCATCGTGGTGCAGTGGTATGGTTCACCGGGCTCTCAGGGTCCGGTAAGTCCACACTGGCAGACGCGGTTGAACAACAGCTGTTTCAGGCAGGGGTAAATACCTTTCTGCTGGACGGCGATAATGTCCGGCATGGATTGTGCCGTGATCTTGGCTTTAGTGATGCTGACCGGAAAGAGAATATTCGTCGTGTGGGCGAAGTGGCCAGACTGATGGCGGATGCAGGGCTGCTGGTACTTACAGCCTTTATCTCACCGCACCGAAGCGAACGGCAGATGGTCAGGGAATTGCTGGATGCAGGACAGTTTGTCGAAGTGTTTGTCGATACCCCGTTACATATTTGTGAGGCCAGGGATCCGAAAGGACTTTATCGTAAAGCACGGGCAGGTGAACTGACCAACTTTACGGGTATTGATGCTGTTTACGAGGTTCCGGAGCAGCCGGAATTGCATCTGGATGGCGAACAATTGGTTACAAAACTGAGCGAGGAAATCATCGATCTGCTGCGCAGGCAGGATATTATCGATCTTTAA
- the mutS gene encoding DNA mismatch repair protein MutS has product MSTSGNLDSHTPMMQQYLRLKAEQPEILLFYRMGDFYELFYDDARKASQLLDISLTKRGASAGQPIPMAGVPYHAVEGYLAKLVQLGESVAICEQIGDPALSKGPVERKVVRIVTPGTISDEALLNERQDNLLAAVYASPKGVGFGYATLDISSGRFLLSEPENEEALAAELQRTNPSELLYPEDFTAMSLIDGRRGLRRRPLWEFEIDTARQQLNLQFGTRDLRGFGVEQSLTGLPAAGCLLQYVRDTQRTSLPHIRSLSMVRQQDTIIMDAATRRNLEITQNLAGGTDNTLAAVMDKTVTPMGSRMLKRWLHMPLRDPQVIIGRQTCIAELQDLSDQLQPLLHQIGDLERILARLALRTARPRDLARMRHAFRQLPEIQQLLAGVTSPRLATLAQQSGEFPQLRELLERAIIESPPVLVRDGGVIAPGYNAELDEWRALADGATDYLDKLEIREREKLGLDTLKVGFNAIHGYYIQVSRGQSHQVPMHYVRRQTLKNAERYIIPELKEYEDKVLTSKGKALSLEKALYDELFAELLPHLEALQVSASALAELDVLSNLAERAQSLNYCCPQLQEAPGITIREGRHPVVEQVLKEPFIANPLSLSPQRRMLIVTGPNMGGKSTYMRQTALIALLAWTGSYVPADAVTLGPVDRIFTRVGAADDLASGRSTFMVEMTETANILHNATANSLVLMDEIGRGTSTYDGLSLAWACAENLANRIKALTLFATHYFELTTLPDSLEGVENVHLDAMEHGDTIAFMHSVQNGPASKSYGLAVAALAGVPKEVIKRARQKLRELEQISAQNPPSQADGSQLNLLTSEVSPAVEALEALDPDSLSPRQALEWLYRLKNLV; this is encoded by the coding sequence ATGAGTACATCAGGAAATTTAGATTCCCATACCCCAATGATGCAGCAGTATCTGCGCCTTAAAGCAGAGCAGCCGGAAATTTTGCTGTTTTACCGTATGGGTGATTTTTATGAATTGTTTTACGACGACGCCCGTAAAGCATCACAGTTACTGGACATTTCTCTGACCAAACGGGGAGCCTCAGCGGGTCAGCCTATTCCGATGGCCGGCGTGCCGTATCACGCGGTGGAAGGTTATCTGGCAAAACTGGTTCAGTTGGGAGAATCGGTTGCTATCTGTGAACAGATTGGCGATCCGGCCCTGAGTAAAGGCCCTGTCGAACGTAAGGTTGTCCGCATTGTCACCCCCGGTACCATCAGTGATGAAGCGCTGCTGAATGAGCGCCAGGATAATTTGCTGGCCGCGGTATATGCCAGCCCGAAAGGGGTGGGTTTTGGCTATGCCACACTTGATATCAGCTCTGGACGTTTTTTACTTAGCGAACCTGAGAATGAAGAAGCGCTGGCTGCTGAACTGCAACGCACTAACCCTTCAGAACTGCTCTATCCGGAAGATTTTACTGCGATGTCCCTGATAGATGGCCGTCGGGGATTGCGCCGCCGCCCGTTATGGGAATTTGAAATCGATACCGCCAGACAGCAACTCAATCTGCAGTTTGGTACCCGTGACCTGCGCGGTTTTGGCGTGGAACAGTCACTGACGGGTTTGCCCGCTGCTGGTTGTTTGTTGCAGTATGTTCGTGATACCCAGCGCACCTCACTGCCACATATTCGCTCACTGAGCATGGTTCGCCAGCAGGATACCATTATCATGGATGCGGCGACCCGACGAAATCTTGAAATTACCCAAAATCTGGCCGGTGGTACGGATAACACCCTGGCCGCTGTGATGGATAAAACCGTCACCCCGATGGGTAGCCGTATGCTTAAACGCTGGCTGCATATGCCACTACGTGATCCACAGGTGATTATTGGTCGTCAGACCTGTATTGCCGAATTGCAGGATCTCAGCGATCAGTTGCAACCCTTACTGCATCAGATTGGCGATCTGGAGCGAATTCTGGCACGGCTGGCATTACGTACCGCCAGACCACGTGACCTGGCGCGAATGCGCCATGCATTTCGTCAGCTTCCGGAAATTCAGCAATTACTGGCCGGGGTCACCAGTCCACGTTTAGCGACCCTTGCTCAACAGAGTGGTGAATTCCCGCAACTACGTGAACTGCTGGAACGGGCTATTATTGAATCCCCTCCGGTGCTGGTCCGTGATGGCGGAGTTATTGCCCCGGGATACAACGCTGAGCTGGATGAATGGCGGGCACTGGCCGATGGTGCTACCGATTACCTGGATAAACTGGAAATTCGTGAACGTGAAAAGCTTGGGCTGGATACGCTAAAAGTCGGCTTCAATGCTATTCATGGTTACTATATTCAGGTTAGCCGGGGACAGAGCCACCAGGTCCCGATGCATTACGTGCGCCGCCAGACACTGAAAAATGCCGAACGATATATTATTCCTGAACTGAAGGAATATGAAGACAAAGTGCTCACCTCAAAAGGTAAAGCGCTGTCTCTGGAAAAGGCGTTATATGACGAACTTTTTGCGGAGCTGCTGCCACACCTGGAAGCACTGCAGGTCAGTGCCAGTGCCCTGGCCGAACTGGATGTGCTGAGTAATCTGGCTGAGCGGGCACAAAGCCTGAATTACTGCTGCCCGCAATTGCAGGAGGCTCCGGGAATTACTATCCGCGAAGGTCGTCATCCGGTAGTTGAGCAGGTGCTGAAAGAGCCGTTTATTGCTAACCCGTTGTCGCTCTCGCCACAACGCCGGATGTTGATTGTTACCGGGCCAAATATGGGGGGTAAAAGTACCTATATGCGTCAGACAGCACTGATTGCGCTGCTGGCCTGGACCGGAAGTTATGTTCCGGCGGATGCCGTGACCCTCGGCCCGGTTGACAGGATTTTCACCCGCGTAGGGGCTGCTGATGATCTGGCGTCCGGCCGTTCCACCTTTATGGTCGAAATGACCGAAACGGCAAATATTCTGCATAATGCGACGGCAAACAGCCTGGTGCTTATGGATGAAATTGGCCGGGGAACTTCCACCTATGATGGTTTATCGCTGGCCTGGGCCTGTGCAGAAAACCTGGCTAACCGGATTAAAGCGCTAACGTTGTTTGCTACTCACTACTTCGAGCTAACTACCCTACCGGACAGTCTGGAAGGTGTGGAGAACGTTCATCTGGATGCCATGGAGCATGGTGACACCATTGCCTTTATGCACAGTGTGCAGAATGGTCCGGCGAGTAAGAGTTACGGATTAGCGGTAGCAGCACTGGCAGGAGTACCGAAAGAAGTGATTAAGCGGGCCAGACAAAAGCTGCGTGAACTCGAGCAAATTTCTGCGCAGAATCCGCCGTCACAAGCTGATGGTTCTCAGTTAAATCTGCTGACCAGTGAAGTTTCGCCTGCTGTTGAAGCCCTGGAAGCGCTGGACCCTGACAGCTTATCTCCCCGTCAGGCTCTGGAGTGGTTATACCGGTTAAAAAATCTGGTCTGA